The Bdellovibrionota bacterium genome includes a region encoding these proteins:
- a CDS encoding sigma-54 dependent transcriptional regulator, protein MQERNEENRGNRKILVIDDDSSLRTALFRLLTRKNYQVITAQTKAEAIQFASSNQNFDLALVDLQLPDGNGLELLAHIKKTNPNCQFIVLTGFATIESAIEATKQGAFHFLTKPFNIEELIGLVDKAFEHHQLEQENKILKSQLKQKYKFDNIVGSSDGITRVMEMIEKVSTSDSTVLVKGESGTGKELVAKAVHYNSHRANKRLIPVNCGAIPGDLLESELFGHMKGAFTGAIANRVGRFELAHEGTIFLDEIGEMSPTLQVKLLRVIQERQFEPVGSTKTMEVDVRIIAATNIDLEKAVEDGRFREDLFYRLNVIPIQIPPLRERHSDIALLLHHFISHFNASKGKNITGISPEAMEMLYSYNWPGNVRELENLVERIAILKGQGIVQPFDLPEKYQQRKYVQNSQDLEIPDSGIDFNSAVDAYENALIIRALERTNWNRNQAAQLLKLNRTTLVEKIKKKGLAPEA, encoded by the coding sequence ATGCAAGAACGCAATGAGGAAAATCGTGGTAACAGAAAGATTCTAGTCATCGACGATGATTCAAGTTTAAGAACTGCACTTTTCAGATTACTCACAAGAAAAAACTACCAAGTCATCACCGCACAGACAAAAGCCGAGGCGATTCAGTTTGCTAGTAGCAATCAGAATTTTGATTTGGCGCTGGTTGATTTACAACTTCCAGATGGCAATGGCTTAGAGTTACTAGCACACATCAAAAAAACAAATCCAAACTGTCAATTTATTGTCCTGACAGGATTTGCAACTATCGAGTCAGCAATCGAGGCGACCAAACAAGGCGCATTCCACTTCCTGACTAAGCCCTTCAACATCGAAGAGCTTATAGGTTTAGTGGATAAAGCTTTCGAGCATCACCAATTGGAGCAAGAGAACAAGATTCTTAAAAGCCAATTAAAACAAAAATATAAATTTGATAATATAGTAGGATCATCGGACGGCATCACAAGAGTGATGGAGATGATCGAGAAAGTTTCAACTTCAGATTCCACGGTCCTCGTCAAAGGAGAAAGCGGAACTGGAAAAGAACTTGTCGCAAAAGCTGTACACTATAATTCTCATCGTGCTAACAAAAGATTGATTCCTGTGAACTGCGGTGCAATTCCAGGAGATTTATTAGAGAGTGAATTATTTGGTCATATGAAGGGGGCGTTCACGGGAGCCATTGCAAATCGCGTGGGGCGATTTGAATTGGCGCATGAGGGAACGATCTTCCTCGATGAAATTGGCGAAATGAGCCCAACTTTGCAAGTGAAACTCTTAAGAGTGATTCAAGAAAGACAATTCGAACCTGTGGGTTCAACCAAAACTATGGAAGTGGACGTAAGAATTATTGCAGCTACAAACATTGATTTAGAAAAAGCAGTAGAAGACGGAAGATTCAGAGAAGATTTATTCTACAGATTGAATGTGATTCCGATCCAGATTCCGCCTTTAAGAGAAAGACATAGCGATATCGCCCTCCTTCTCCACCACTTCATTTCGCACTTTAATGCTTCAAAAGGCAAAAATATCACGGGTATTTCTCCTGAAGCCATGGAGATGCTATATAGCTACAACTGGCCAGGTAACGTCAGAGAGTTAGAAAACTTAGTAGAAAGAATTGCGATTCTCAAAGGACAAGGTATCGTCCAACCCTTTGACCTTCCAGAAAAATACCAACAAAGAAAGTACGTTCAGAACTCCCAAGATCTCGAAATTCCAGACAGTGGAATCGATTTCAACTCTGCCGTTGATGCTTACGAAAACGCATTGATCATCAGAGCCTTAGAAAGAACAAACTGGAACAGAAACCAAGCGGCTCAACTCTTAAAACTAAACCGCACAACCCTAGTAGAAAAAATCAAAAAGAAAGGCCTAGCCCCAGAAGCCTAA
- a CDS encoding HAMP domain-containing sensor histidine kinase, with product MFKSSVLIFDKRISRENTLGADTAYSFEDVKHAIQNHNYQSITLSQSALSSNQALEIVQVIKNKNTDTQIIFISDENQGFNQAQGVQQISNKFSVFKIISSFDEKFLFRTIQESLEEYNLKAQNNELLKILTEQNEKLQVIKKDLEDRIVIRQQGLLESKEKLLQTSKYYGSILVALVAIQKSESISEMERTLLKSLNEPLNISWVRILFQSQTSVTNDAKKTLKNYAVFEHDLVLEKRNLGKIIFARESDSKSSAKFNKEEIQFLRQMSDAISLAMDRLIQREQSDFLRKQWQSTFDAITEPVALIRSNFEIVQHNAAYKKQFPTELHKAEHQHELGEKFSLRTSTDRVNPANNQEKLFEVDSQKMKSDLGENIYINIYRDLTKQKKTERQILESSKIAELGLIGGSIAHELNNPLAGLITFIQMLKQDVVTDNNKPLFDDLEEMEKSALRCKEIIQNLLSFSRKSNTKKESLHLQDLINKAIRIIQIKTKPLGIEIKFSSKVKTDIIEGHENPLTQSLVNIMQNSLDSISERQKIEKTFNPLIEVELSNDSSSFFLDILDNGIGLGKNEQLKVFTPFFTTKNPEQHRGLGLTTSYQILQEHAGDIELTQVFEKKTRARITFPKN from the coding sequence ATGTTCAAATCGAGTGTTCTTATTTTTGATAAAAGAATTTCACGCGAGAACACTCTCGGTGCGGATACCGCGTATAGCTTTGAAGATGTAAAGCACGCAATCCAGAATCATAATTATCAATCCATCACGCTCAGCCAAAGTGCTCTATCTTCAAACCAAGCGCTTGAAATAGTTCAGGTTATAAAAAATAAAAATACAGATACACAAATCATTTTCATTTCTGATGAAAATCAAGGATTCAATCAGGCACAAGGTGTACAGCAGATCAGCAATAAGTTTTCTGTATTTAAAATCATTTCCAGCTTTGACGAAAAATTCTTATTCAGAACAATTCAAGAATCTTTAGAAGAATACAATCTTAAAGCCCAGAACAATGAGCTTTTAAAAATTCTAACTGAACAGAACGAAAAGCTTCAGGTCATAAAAAAAGATCTTGAAGATCGCATTGTGATCAGACAACAAGGACTGCTCGAGTCCAAAGAAAAACTCTTACAGACGAGCAAGTACTACGGATCCATTCTTGTGGCACTCGTCGCTATTCAGAAATCTGAGTCCATTTCTGAAATGGAACGAACCCTTTTAAAATCCCTGAATGAGCCATTAAATATCTCTTGGGTCAGAATTCTTTTTCAATCTCAAACTAGCGTTACTAATGATGCAAAGAAAACACTCAAGAACTACGCCGTTTTTGAGCATGATCTTGTTTTAGAAAAAAGAAACCTGGGAAAAATAATTTTTGCTCGAGAAAGCGATTCCAAATCTTCGGCGAAATTTAATAAAGAAGAAATTCAATTCTTACGACAGATGTCTGACGCCATTTCACTTGCGATGGATAGATTAATTCAGAGAGAGCAATCTGATTTCTTGAGAAAACAATGGCAATCCACTTTTGATGCAATCACCGAACCCGTGGCCCTTATTCGCTCTAATTTTGAAATTGTTCAACACAATGCTGCCTATAAAAAACAATTCCCTACCGAGCTTCATAAAGCTGAACATCAACATGAGTTGGGCGAAAAATTTTCTCTTCGCACAAGTACTGATAGAGTGAATCCCGCAAACAACCAAGAAAAATTATTTGAGGTTGACAGTCAAAAAATGAAATCAGATTTAGGTGAAAATATTTATATCAATATATATAGAGACCTCACCAAACAGAAAAAGACAGAGCGACAAATTCTTGAGTCGTCAAAGATCGCAGAACTAGGACTGATCGGCGGCAGCATTGCTCACGAATTAAACAATCCCTTGGCTGGACTCATTACCTTTATTCAAATGCTCAAACAAGATGTTGTTACCGACAACAATAAACCTCTTTTCGATGATTTAGAAGAAATGGAAAAGAGTGCCTTGAGATGCAAAGAAATCATCCAGAATTTATTGAGCTTCTCTAGAAAATCAAATACAAAAAAAGAATCTCTTCACCTACAAGATCTTATCAACAAGGCCATTCGAATTATTCAGATCAAAACAAAGCCTCTCGGTATTGAAATCAAATTCTCTTCTAAGGTAAAAACAGATATTATAGAAGGACACGAAAACCCACTCACGCAGAGTCTGGTGAACATTATGCAAAACTCTTTAGACTCAATATCTGAGAGACAAAAAATTGAAAAAACTTTTAACCCCTTGATTGAGGTCGAGTTGTCGAATGATTCAAGCTCTTTCTTCTTAGACATATTAGATAACGGAATTGGTCTAGGAAAAAATGAGCAACTCAAAGTCTTCACTCCATTTTTTACAACAAAAAATCCTGAGCAGCACCGAGGACTAGGTCTCACAACTTCGTATCAAATTTTGCAAGAACACGCGGGAGATATTGAACTCACTCAAGTTTTTGAAAAAAAGACACGCGCAAGAATCACTTTTCCTAAAAACTAA
- a CDS encoding DUF2817 domain-containing protein yields MYENLKWKKTAHDRHIQLYSSSQNLNFENEKPFLIIGGVHGDEPEGVYLVESFIKWAKEAVSLKGHNLKPWIAIPCLNPDGLSKNERVNGNGVDLNRNFPSKDWSTEHKQPRYYPGESPASEIETQCVIELIEKYKPHMIIHCHSWKPLVVYTGDQAKTVAEAFAEVSGYPLEADIGYPTPGSLGQYGLLEHQLGVVCTEEREGASKEETWNRFGKAFEMILDKKS; encoded by the coding sequence ATGTATGAAAATTTGAAATGGAAAAAAACAGCGCACGATAGACATATTCAGCTTTATTCCTCCTCTCAAAATTTAAATTTTGAGAATGAAAAACCATTCTTGATTATTGGTGGAGTCCACGGAGATGAGCCTGAAGGTGTTTATCTCGTCGAATCATTCATAAAGTGGGCCAAAGAAGCAGTGTCGCTTAAAGGACACAATCTCAAACCTTGGATCGCGATTCCGTGTTTAAATCCCGACGGTTTATCAAAAAATGAACGAGTGAATGGCAACGGAGTGGATCTAAATCGCAACTTTCCCTCAAAAGATTGGTCTACAGAACACAAGCAACCGCGCTACTATCCTGGCGAAAGTCCCGCGAGTGAAATCGAAACCCAATGCGTGATTGAGCTTATAGAAAAATACAAGCCTCATATGATCATTCACTGCCACTCCTGGAAGCCGCTGGTTGTTTATACCGGTGATCAGGCAAAAACAGTTGCCGAAGCCTTTGCAGAAGTTTCAGGATATCCTTTGGAAGCAGACATTGGCTACCCGACTCCGGGAAGCCTGGGTCAGTATGGACTTCTCGAACATCAACTCGGTGTTGTTTGCACAGAAGAACGTGAAGGTGCGAGTAAAGAAGAAACCTGGAATCGCTTCGGTAAAGCTTTCGAAATGATCTTGGATAAAAAGTCTTAA
- the glmU gene encoding bifunctional UDP-N-acetylglucosamine diphosphorylase/glucosamine-1-phosphate N-acetyltransferase GlmU — MADKTKLSVIILAAGQGTRMKSPLPKVLHPIAGTPMIARVINAAKSFKPAEIRVVVGHGKTLVEQVIIPMGVSTHEQKERKGTAHAVMAADCETLSGSVLILNGDHPLIRSEDINKALTEFNDLKADVAVLTCVLKKPKEFGRVIRQGGNVQAIVEVKDASNDTLKINEINTGAYIVRAEILKEFLPQIKPNNKQNEFYLTDLVALCVENRKKVLGVQVSQRFAFGINDQVQLAKATSIVNSDKIKDLMVNGVIFIKPETCYVEDEVRVGTGVVIYPNAFIKGFTDIGDFTVIEPNCFILSSKIGSGVQIKMGSHLEKVVIHDKSEIGPYARLRPETEIGAGAKVGNFVEMKKVKFGEGSKASHLAYLGDAKIGKDVNIGCGTITCNYAVDKKKYETIIGDGVFVGSDSQFVAPVTIGAGAIIGSGSTITKDVPADALGVARAKQANVENYAKRLKK, encoded by the coding sequence ATGGCCGACAAAACTAAGCTTAGCGTTATTATTTTAGCAGCCGGACAGGGGACTCGAATGAAGTCGCCACTTCCAAAGGTGCTGCATCCAATTGCAGGCACGCCAATGATTGCGCGAGTCATCAATGCGGCTAAGTCTTTTAAACCCGCGGAAATTCGAGTGGTTGTTGGACATGGGAAGACTCTAGTTGAGCAAGTGATCATTCCGATGGGTGTATCGACTCACGAGCAAAAAGAAAGAAAGGGAACGGCGCACGCGGTTATGGCTGCCGATTGTGAAACTCTTTCTGGTAGCGTGTTGATCCTCAATGGAGACCATCCGTTGATTCGATCAGAAGATATTAATAAAGCATTAACGGAATTCAACGATTTGAAGGCCGATGTTGCGGTTTTGACGTGCGTACTTAAAAAACCAAAAGAATTTGGTAGGGTCATCAGACAAGGCGGAAATGTTCAGGCTATCGTAGAGGTCAAAGATGCTTCTAACGATACATTGAAAATCAATGAAATCAATACAGGTGCTTACATTGTCAGAGCAGAAATCTTGAAAGAATTTCTTCCGCAAATTAAACCCAACAATAAACAAAATGAATTCTATCTCACAGATTTAGTAGCTCTTTGTGTTGAGAACCGGAAAAAAGTTTTAGGCGTCCAGGTGAGCCAAAGATTTGCCTTTGGTATCAATGATCAAGTGCAACTCGCTAAAGCTACAAGCATCGTGAATAGCGATAAGATCAAAGATCTTATGGTGAATGGTGTGATCTTTATAAAACCTGAAACCTGCTATGTAGAAGACGAGGTGAGAGTTGGTACGGGCGTAGTAATTTATCCAAATGCCTTTATCAAAGGATTCACAGACATCGGTGACTTCACGGTGATTGAACCGAACTGTTTTATTCTGAGTTCAAAAATTGGAAGTGGCGTACAAATCAAAATGGGATCTCATCTTGAAAAGGTAGTGATCCATGACAAATCAGAAATCGGTCCCTACGCAAGACTTCGTCCTGAGACAGAAATTGGTGCGGGCGCTAAAGTTGGAAATTTTGTTGAAATGAAAAAAGTAAAATTTGGCGAAGGATCTAAGGCGAGTCACTTGGCTTACCTAGGCGATGCAAAGATTGGTAAGGACGTAAATATCGGTTGCGGAACAATCACATGTAACTATGCTGTCGATAAAAAGAAATATGAAACAATCATAGGCGATGGAGTTTTTGTGGGAAGTGATTCTCAGTTTGTGGCGCCAGTCACAATAGGTGCGGGTGCCATTATAGGATCTGGCTCTACAATCACAAAAGATGTTCCTGCGGATGCACTTGGGGTTGCGAGAGCAAAACAAGCCAACGTTGAGAACTACGCTAAAAGACTAAAAAAATAA